taaccatatcaagattaagatccatagacctaagatcaaccattgatattgacttagaaagatataacggtaagtttatgatatcttatccaagatcaatatcggtcccttccaatatatactccatacatccgatactaatAAACTTTGctaataccctggaaaggacataatacttatccaaggtgtaagtataccttatcgctgattatcatgcgaGTCTAACTCCATATTCCACTGTcatgacgacactataatcatgaacatatatatttacatatgttctggacctaatagaatgtatacattaaacataatcatgaaataaatcatgtgaaccatgcaacatagaatgatttctgatctttattaattaataaatctgattatattaaaataggttttatttagggcacaaaaactaacaaactcccacttgcactaatataaaataaaaagtgtatttcaaataatctcaacaccttgatatccagatcaaatgtagtatgtagtattctctccgtaataggatctaacaggttgtattcaatacaacctttcctccaccattatccttaatcacaaaatccttaatattgtgaaattcctctctatatgtctactcctctagggatactggattttttactttttggcaactacttttgtgttagtcaggaagtaacactagtagttaataaattgttggtacaatgccaaaaattgtatagaactttccatagactgaataagtatattTCCTGCAACTTAAACATTCAGTCTcactggtagagttagagactccagatcggtttttacacttctccaaagtCACTCCtctacccccagagtaatcaccacctcatcagtagactttctagcactaacgCAAGTCTAGAAACCTGATTTAGTGTATTCTAAGAGTATTTAATACCACCCTTatcaactaacatatagttcctcttcttgatcttaagattcacttgattgtcttccaatgttcctttcctagattaatctgataccaactcattactcccactgaacagcaggtgtctggtctaatgcataggaAAGCATATTTGAGATCTTTCACTGTTGAtcttaaggaattctttcattggcctttatcttttcaaaaatagttaaaacgttttccttagataaacaaAATCTACGTCTAGAAATCGAGAAGTTTCTATAGATTTAgtcactagaaaaaaaaaatgattcagcatcttactaaagtaagttgctcgCACTAGAGTACTTAAATCActaggcataccacaagccataagtttagataatctcaaacctataataataCTAGGATTAGgaattttgttaagtccattgaatagacttattttcaaaatttcctttcttgtccatgtaatagaaaacttttggttactccatatgaatggttttaaccatagttctctagtctttgcttcttagttccttattctgactatccattacttgtttaaactaacaatgaatTTTATTAccggtgtcttccaagtcataattgGGTGAGTTCCttaaaaccctcccactacgacaaggtaccatgatTTTCTGTCTAAGAACATTAATGGTATTATCCTAATCGATTGTGTCaatacaacagaggcagtgggatcatcttatgcaaaataagatgatagaacacttttggaatcaagaaaaaaaatatctcatctactttgctactttgttttcagacttagtcattttcttagaaaagtagtatttgttgaaacaaacacttacTTATCTTAATGACCGTagaatggtccacccctaatcacttagcaTAACTATCAAatatgcaaaccaaggttaacagttttagcttttcttaaggTCACGATCAGGACACCCATGAATCTAGAAAtaatttacactaagtacacaatcattctatcattctgaaattttcctatcactagggtaaatccctagaaggatttaggcaactgCTAATAACTAATCATGACCTTTActttcatcaatatgcaaatcaaatttcTGAGGAGATAAGTTTGAATACaatttaaaaaatcaacttaatgatctttgaactgcatatccaaatatttctccacccctatcagtttgcaagatctttaaccacttaccttaatatttttcaacattactagaaattcatgaaatttcttaaacatttcaaatttctttgcacaaggtaaaatctagagtgattgtctaaaaaatttaatggtaactcatatccacccctaaatgtacatccatatttTTGAATATAGATGATCCTACTTTCAAGTGGATAttggcatattgactctttgtagagaatgatcttgtcaaaataactatgaacaagatgcaaatgtCATAGATATATTATAGTTGTGGTtatggtcttttgatgacttaggtctagttacatcATAGAGTTCTCAGATTAGTCCTAGAAGGTTCttgataactctatgaaaatagagttatttagCTCTTTTTGTCCATTAAATTAGCTTTGTTCTcaagtatttttagtttattttagtagTCTTGTTATTTAGATTtagatttatataaatattaattttagtattttttattagttttaattaatattttttatgtcaaatttttatttatttagtctcccaattaattaaatacaattgtGTGTGGTATTTGTAGGAATTTAAATGCTAAATTGGCAATTAGTGTTAtttaaaaagagaaaagaaagcaAGGAGAAGAGAAGGGAATTGGGCCAAGTTTATATTATGTATGGTCAAAATTAAGTCCAATTCAAATTGATGTATAAAGAAAGCAAGGAAGAGATGAGAGGAGAAAAAAGATTGGGCCAATAAAAATGTCTTTGTAATTTCGGGAGGGTCCAATTACGTTTTCTACATATATATAGGGTAATACTATGGTAGGACCTAGCAAAAGTTCTCTACCGGtaggaaacttttttttttaccattgattttagatctTGTGGTTATTATGATGTAAGGTATATACTCTTATTATAGgactgcttgtatacaattaaaactttatacatattataataatatttaataatatatttattttaaaaaataaaataatattaataattaaaaaaattattaattttagtttttaattactattattattattttctaaaattaatttaaattatttttatatagatatttattttcaaaaattcttcTGATGTAAGATCGCTTGAATGATTTTAGATGCTCTTTAATTGGAACCGTACCAACTTGCTTCTtttaaactcaatttttttggcagaaaaaataatatcaaaccaaattaattattttttttttataagtggcGTCTCAAAAGAGCAcccaaataacaaaataaaaactacTGAAAAAACAGTCAATAACACAAAAACTACGCACAGCCTAAaagcaaaacaaagaaaaaactaggtgtaaacataaaaaaaccaatagtaaattatgaaaagccaaaaaaaaaaaaaaataagaaacaaataaaaaaataagtttagaaaaaataattcttttttgaaaataaataccaatataaaaataattcaaaataacttaaaaaaaataattcaaaataaaaattaataaaatttttaattattaatattattttttaaaaaaataaatatcattaaatattattataatacgtATAAAGTTTTAATCGTATTCAAGCAGTCCTATCGTAAGAGTATATACCTTACATCATAAtaatcacatgatctaaaatcaatggtcaaaaaaagttccctactggtagggaacttttgctaggtcctaccatagtcttgccCTATATATATAGGTCATGGATTCAATCCCtcaccacttttttttttcagaccGGTCACTCACTTAATATAACTCATTTATTCAGTAAATTTAGACTTTCAGGAACTAACTTATATGTATGTGTAGCAATATATTCACACAGTGAGTAATAATTTATATCAAGAGTAAATATTATATACTCACATACTAATATTTTATAGTTAAGTTAGACATCGTCTTATTATATACTATcactacaataaaatttatcaatAGCCGCAATATTATGAGCGATGGGTAAAATTTGCCCTTAATAGTGGTAGCATTAGCGGCGGAACCAGAATACGCTGCTGATtctacttatttattttttttaaaaaaaaaactattagcggtagactccgccgctaatagtattaaaaaagtaaaaaaataatcgTTAGAATTATAAGCGGCAGGGCATTAACAGCGGTCCCGCTGctaataattgtatatataccCAACCCCGACTTTCGGTACCTATTTCAGTACTTTGTTTTTTGCTAGTAAGCTTTTTTAGACATAGTCAATTTTGTGAGTTCAATCTATGCCATTTAAAATGTCACGTTGTCGTGAGGTATAAAAATTCAATAATTGTGCTAAAGAATTAAATGTATCAAGCATACGATTAattatagaattttttattacatACAAACACATACGTCATGATAAGATAgagtttatttaagttttagttcataaaaataataataatttttttttatatatagaatttgttataaataatttaaatttttaaaataattataagtaattaatattatatattttgaattttgcacttaattaaaatattttctttaatttcaaCATTTTGAATTGTGATCGGGTCGTTGATTAGGGTTGAAATACCCTGTAGATAGTCAATGTAAGCATAAACTACAACATTTGGGTGATATGAACAATGATCGATACCAATTGAAGCCTTTTGACTAGGAAAGTCAATAAGAGCATTACCGATTAGTGTAATAATTGTTAATCTAATTAGAATATTCTCGGTGCAAATTTCCCTTATGCAATTTGTCGTAAGCGTATTTGCACATTAGTCATTTTATCACCCAATTTGTAGTATTTGCATTGCTAACTACCACCATGGACTGCTTATGTGTACACTCTTGAACATGCGGTATGTTTATATCGGTACacctaatatttttatttcaaaatttattttaaaattaaataaaattataaaaataaaatatttaaaaaatattataaattttgaaataattttttataatttttaaataataatattaggtgtactAATATAAATGTGCTACGTGTACAAGAGTGTACACATAAGTAGTCTAAGTTGGCAATTAACTGTAAAAAAATAGATGACACCTAAAATTTACTAACAGTTCAGTCATTTGGAAGGTTttattttaccaccaaaatttaagCTTGGAAGATTAAGTACAAATACAAATagattaataattgaaaatactaaaaaaaaaaaaatgccttTCAACTTActcctctctttctttcttattttttattttttttatgaaaagatAACTAATTCATCTTAAAGAAGAATGATTATTATGTTGGgcacaaaaaatattatatttggcTCAATCCCTTaccacttaaaaaaaaaataaaaatacaggACCAGTCACGCATGCGTGACTTCATTCGtgtcctatatatatatgtaatagtcagtgatgtcgcccaattagttacattgcggtcgcggtagtaaacgggctatgtcgtatccacagaGGCAAATTACTACtaaaaattagtataaataGAATATGGTAGAAATTGAAATgaagtaaaaaataataaaatgagaaatgagAAAGAGGATGATCAGATAAAGAGTTTGATAAGGTAGAAATGTAGTTATGCAAAACCTATTCTAATACCGATATTAATTCAAAACACAGTTGCAATTCTACACCATCAATTACAGCTGGAAGATGTATATAGTAAAAGCGCAAATTGATTAATCTGGTATAAATTGAATCTCACCTCTAACTTGACagcatatcatattatatatcataaatcgaTAAAATACCACTAttggcagaatgcagtaaacgacatacaatataataaatataccaaaatattaatagcctaacttacacaagaaaagcatgactgaacttatataaaatatactattaactttggaaggaaaattagaagatgaagaacaatttaataaatgagaaatagagatgaagcacaaaagaatcaatatcaatattaagAATAAAAAGTACAATAGCTACACTCTAACCTCaccaatatttctaaaatagTTCACTCATTTTTGTCACATAAAATAAGTAAAACTAAGAgagaaataagaaaataataaaaaagagtaTAATTTTACTACTCTAAAAATCTGATGCTTTTTACAATGCCAATGGGTGCTATTTATAGTGAAAATTGActatttaaaatgatattttcgtGTACCATTTAGTGGGCTAAATGGTACAAAAACTGATGAGGAAATTACACtatatacaatttttatattgtccttttttatttttatcctcttttttaaagtctatcatttttacctttttttttaaatattgtactaattttgcccctgtcactttaAGATACTCtctatgtgactctcttatatcagggtattttgggtacaatacatataaaaagatgtatgtttcaattaaatataaaattagaaataaatttaattaattgattaataaaaatggtatttttcaacttaccccaaaaCTGATTGAAGTGGGAACATGGAGACGTGGGACACACATTGGAGAATATGGCTTGTTTTGCTGTAGTCTAAGATCACGCCTCCCTTCATTTAATGCAATATAAGAGGCATTTGACATATTTACTGAGAGACAAAACTTGACATATTGACTTCGGGGTATGTTGAAAAATACcagttttattaattaattaattaaatttatctttaattttatatttaattgaaacatacctctttttatatgtattgtacctaaaataccctgatataacagagtcacatggagagtatcttgaaataATAGGgtcaaaattggtacaatgtttaaaaaagaggtaaaaatgatagactttaaaaaagagggtaaaaataaaagacaatataaaaaattgtatagaatGTAATTTCATCTATTGACTTAGTCATACTTGGCCCAATTTAATAATAGTAAAGAGGATTAATGAAagggaattttacaaaaatactgtttttggaccaaaactttacaattatactgggacacggcaaaaataacatttttactgccccagcccaatttcattacttttgtactgcccaagcccaacagCATAACATTTATACTGTGTGTGTGGGGAAACAACCTTCTTCGTGTGTGGGGAGACGCCGGAGAcggaaatcaccaagaaaaaaccattaaaaccggcaagaataaacaaaagcagtaaaatcgacgtcaataaataatcatggcaaaacaacagtaaaacaacactaaaacaatcaaacaaaacaaaagaaaaaaatgattaaaaaaaacaaacaatctgctgcacaacctcaacaccagatgcaaaatcaactatatttgcaagtctattcctagaaaattataaaaaaaaaactactaaaacaacactgaaacaacacaaaaacaaatgaagcaaatataactacttagaaaaatataaaagaaacacacacctcaaaactctcttgtgagtgagctcgtcaaatatatttataggagaaccaaaagaaaaaaaccacaaaaatagccaaagagaacgaagaagaaatgtatttatagcctccatcttccacactcacagacataaccatcacaacaacacgagaacacccaaaaaatacctattaattcaaataaataaatcatgaaaaacaacagtaaaacaatactaaaacaatactaaaacaaaaaaaaacaataaaaaaaaatgatcaaaaattaactatgttgtgcacatcctcaatactaaatgcactatatttgcaagaaaagttctagaaaattagaacaaaaaaaaaaccacactaaatcttatattttaaaaaaaaaacataactaagaacttcaaaaaattaaaaaaaagagaagaagaaaagaaaagaagatgaagaagaagaactaagaACTATCACCTTCATGGTCTTCCTTCCCCTCATCATCTCAGCCATAAAAACATAGCTTTTATTTGGGTAATATTATAgatttgggaaaaaaaaaaaagaagaagaagaaggtgaaTAGTAGAGAGAAAGCTCAAATAGAATGAAAAATAAGTAATAAAAGCTATTatacttaaaaagaaaaaagataacgTGTAGAAGATGTATATTAAGCTCTTCatgattagtttttttttttttaaaaaaaaaaattcacaaaatgaCGAAACCATCACATCAAAATTTTTTTACtattaaatacaataaaaattttcataattaattttttaaaaaaaaacaatatatttatatatatatgaggtgACAATCAAATTTTCCATCAacctttattaatttattttttttaaaaaaaaataataaaaaaaaacatatcttAAAGTGACAAAAAACATAAAAGGGAAAAGCTTCATACTAATTCAGTATACAATATGTAGATTAAATAGTAAAAAAGCTTCATATCTATATtgttgattcaaaaaaaaaaaaaaaaaaaaaaaaagttggcagcctaaaaaaaaaaaaaaaaaaaaaaaaaaacagtacaaaagttatttttagagtgtaacagtataaaagaaagaaaatgggaAAACACAGTAAactgtgtaaatttccctaatgAAATGGGCTTGGACATTAGGCTTTAGAAGAAATGACCCAtgataaaactttaattagaaaGATGGGTTAGGCGTGAATCCATGGGCCTTCAGTGTATACACTTCTTGATCTCTCTTTACTTATTGGGTTTGATACTCTGCCATTTATTTATACCATTTTGctcaaatttgaaaaataacacaaaaattaaaataaattaaattttttcaactaaaataaatttaccattaataaaagaaatatttaatttaaattaattatatgtacACAAATAAAGGCTTAAAGTCTATTAATTTGAGTCTTTATCAAGAGCACTGTTATTTTTTGGGACACAAAGATGGCAGTTGTCTGCCATGGGTGTTACACACCTTTTGGTGACTTTTGTCGCTAGTTTTTGGTACCTTAATATTGGAAATGTACTTTGGCCAAAGAAACTCTTCACCAATTGATGTGGCCGACCACTACCATCTTTTGGGACATAAAGATGGCAGTATTCAGGTAGATGGTTTCTACACTACTTGGTGACCTTCCTTGCTTGGCTTTGACGTCTTGATGATAAAAAAGCACATTTGGCAAAGAATCTCATTCCCCGTAAGTTAATTTTTCAATAGAAATGCAGAAAGGATTTCTCAGCTCAATTTGAGACTGAGGTAAACAATTCATTAAATAGACTTTTCCAATACAATGGGAGCAAATACAATGGTGCCAGGTGGCATACGCAGAATACAAGGCATAACAGAAAAAGAGAATATTCTCTTAACAATGATTACACAATAACAACCTCTGCCAGCTATGAgaattatactctgctacactGAGGCACACCAGAAGGCAAGGTGGTGCTCATACATGGTTTCTAACACCACCCCTCAAACGAAGGGGCAATTCTTTGATTCCGAGTTTGTCAATTAGAAACCAGAAACGGGAATGTGTGAGACTTTTTGTCAAGCAGTCAGCCACCTGGTCTGAGGAAGGTACATAACAAATGTCGAGTTCTTTGTTCATTACTTTGTCACGAACAAAGTGGATGTCGATTTCGATATGCTTGGTTCTCGCGTGGTAAACAGGGTTGGAGGCAAGTGCCTTTGCACTTTGATTGTCACTCCATGTGACTGGTATGCTTGGTAACTTGAATAGCAAGGATTGAACCCAAGTTATCTCAACTGAGACATGTGCCAAAGCCCTATATTCAGATTCAGTGCTTGACCTCGAAACAACCCTTGCTTTTTAGATGACCATGCAATTAAAGTGTCACCAAGATATACACAGTAGCCAGCAACCGACCTCCTATCATCTGGACAACAGGCCTAGTCTGCATCAGAGTATCCTTCAAGTGTCAACCTTTCATTGTATCCAATGTGCAGACCATGATAGACAGTCCCTTTTAGATATCTTAATATTCTCTTGGCACCAGACCAGTGGCTTGAAGTGGGAGTTTGGAGGAACTGACTTAGTTTGTTCACAGCAAACACAATATCAGGCCTTGTGTGACACAAGTACTGAAGTGCTCCTATTAGGCTTCTGTAAACAGAGGGATCAGTCATTGGTTCACCATCACTTTTCGACAGAGGTTTACCTGCAATCATAGGTGTTGGACATGGTTTTGTGTTCAGCAtatcatattttctcaacaaaTCACTGATGTATTTAGCCTGAGTCAGGTACATTCCTGTTTCATCCTGATGCACCTCTATGCCAAGAAAAAAGTGAAGCTGTCCGAGATCCTTTAGGGCAAAAGCTCTGTTCAGTTCTTGAATAAACTTGTTCACTTCTGCAAAGTTGTTGCCAGTCACGATAATGTCGTCCACATAGATTAATACAAGTATGATTACTTGTCCTGTTGAGTAGAAGAACAAAGAGTTGTCTGTCTTCAAGTTCTTGAAATTCCAGCTGTTTAGTGTGTGTTTCAGTCTGTCGAACCAGGCACGGGGAGCCTGCTTTAACCCATACAGAGACTTGTTCAACTTACATACATAGTCTGGCTTTTCTTTGTCTTCAAATCCTGGTGGCTGCACCATGTAGACATCTTCTTCCAATGTTCCATTTAGGAAAGCGTTGTTGACATCCAACTGCTTGACTTCCAAGTTTCTTGACACATCAAGAGTTAAGACAACTCGAATTGTGGCAGATTTAATTACAGGGCTGAAGGTTTCGCTGAAGTCGATTCCAGGCCTCTGATGGAATCCTTTTGCCACCAGCCTTGCTTTGAGTCTCTCAAGGGTTCCATCTGCAGTCCACTTCTTCCCATACACCCATTTGTTCCCAATAAGATTGTATCCTGGCAGCCTAGGCACTAACACccaagttttgtttctttttagtGCAATGATTTCTCTATCCATTACATCATTCCATTCCTTCGATTTTAGTGCCTCTTCGATACAACTTGGTTCAGCTAAGTTGAGATTCCATTTGGCTTGACCAAGATAAGCTTTGGGTTTGAAAATTCCAGCCTTGGCACGAGTTACCATGGGATGAGTTGGTGCAAGTTGCTGTGTAGTTGCTGGTGCAGCAGGTTCTTGTTGTTGCCTTTCTGGTTCATGATCTGGTGCAtctaaaatatcaaaattatcagTGTGCAAACTGCCAGTATCAATGTGTTCACTAACCTCAGGTGTATTATCAGCAGGTGCTGCTCCAGGAGAACTTTGTGAATGTGAATCTGTACCAGTAGGAGTAGGATCAGCAGGTGGTTGAGTGATTTCAGAGTTAGAGAAGTGCAGATTTGGGAGCTGTGACCATTGAGAATTTTGAATGATGGTTTATTTTTCAGGAACATGAGTGTTTAGAAAGCCATTTTTTAAAGGAAATTCCTTCTCATTGAAAACAACATTTCGTGAGATGTAAACTCTTCCTGTTGAACTTAGGCATTTGTAGCCTTTGTGTGACTGACTATAGCCAAGGTTGACATATTTCAGTGAATGGAACTGAAACTTGTGTGTTTGATAGGGTCTTATGCAAGGAAAGCAAGCTGCCCCAAACACTTTCAAGAAGGAGTAGTCTGGTTTTTTGTTGAGCAGTGTTTCGAGGGGTGATTTCTAGTTTAGCACAGGTGTGGGTAACCTATTGATTAGGTACACTGCTGTTTGGAAAGCATCAACCCAATATCTAAGTGGCATATGAGCTTGAGCCAAAAGGGTTAATCCCATTTCAACTATGTGCCTATGCTTTCTCTCTGCTCTACCATTTTGAGCAGAGGTGTGAGGGCAAGGATGAGTGAAATTGATGCCATGCTCTAATGTAATGTCAGTGAAAGATTGGTATTCTCCTCCCCAATCAGTTCTAAGAGTCTTAATGGttgtttcaaattgattttctaCAAGTGCTTTAAGTGTGTGAATGCAGTAAGTCCATCGGATTTAGATCTTAGAGGATATATCCAAACATATCTGCTGAAATCATCAACAAAATGGATATAGAATCTGTAGTTGGTATTCGACATGACAGGGGCAGGGCCCCAAAGATCTGTGTGCACCAGATCCAACACTTTGGAGGCATGGTTAGTAGAGTTTTTAAAGGGAAGAGCATGGGATTTCCCATATTGGCAAGCATCACAGAATTGAACATTTTCATTGATTGGAGGATTAACATTAACAACTTTCAAGACTTAATTTAACACCTTACTAGAAGGATGTCCAAGTCTTCTATGCCACATATCATTTACTGAAATCAAATGTTCATTAACAGTAGATTGAGCTACACTTTCTTTATGAAAAACTGAAACACCAGTGTACAAAGTATGCTGGTTTTGATTACTTTTGACAGAGTTGATGGAGTGGTGGATATTCGATTTTGGTATTGATGGTTGAAGCTGGTACAACCCATTCTTAAGTGTCCCTTAGAGTAGCACCTTCTTTGTTGCTTTGTCCTTCACAAAACAAAAATTGGAGTGAAATTCAATGAACACATTGTTATCAGCAGTTAGTTTAGACacactaattaaattttttgcaattttaggaACAAGCAACAATTCTTTTAAAACCAAGTCATCTGTAGAGTTTGTTTGCAGTTTGCTACTGCCAATGTGAGAGATAGTTACTTGACTACCATCTCCAACAGTTAAGTGATTCTTACCACCATACTCCATTTTCTGATTGACATTGCTTGATGATGAAGTGACATGGTTGTTGGCTCCACTGTCAGCATACCATTGATCACTATCAACTATTTCAGGTGAGGCTATGAAGGCACTGTGGCCACTTCCACCTTGCTGAGCTTGCTGGGTTTTTGGATCATGACCCATATAGGATTCATCGTACCTATTGTAGCATATCTCAGCAAAGTGACCATACCTGCCACATACTTGGCAGGTTGGTTTCGAACTATTCGATCTACCTCTTCCTCGACCCTGGTATCCTCCTCTGGTGTGTGATGAGCCACTACGATTTCTAGAATAGCCGCCTAGCTTCCCCTTCCTCGATTTGAGTTGTTGGTTGGTTTCCCAAGAAGATTAGCAGCTGCAAGATTGGCAGATGGCCCTGTGTTGACTCCTCCTGATGTTCCATTACTTTTATTTCCTCCTACAGCATGCAACCTTTCGAGTTTGCTGTCAAAACTCAGCAACATCTCTTGAGCTTCCTGCCATGAAATGTTAGTTCTAGCTTCAATTTGTACAACAATAGCAAGGTATTGAGCATCCAAACCAGAGGTAACATTTGAGATGAGATGGGCTTCAGGATAAGGGTCCCCAGCTAATGCAAGACTGTCTGACCACATCTTTTTCTGCTTGAGATATTCAACCATGGGAGTAGCTCCTTTTCTTGTTGTTTGTATCAAGGTTCGAGTGTCATCCATCTTGGCTCGAGAATGGGCTCCAAACAGATTTTCCAAGGCACTCCAGAGGGTAGTAGATGAGGCGCATCCCATGACCTCAATAGCCACAGATTCGGTCATAGAACTGTAAATCCATCCCATGAGCAGCTGGTCACTAACGATCCAGTGCTCATAGTCAGGGTTTAGAGTAACGGCTGGGTTTTCTTCAGTGGAGGTTGGTGCTGGTATGAGTTCTGGTGGGCAGGGACGACTACCATTGATGAAGCCATCGAGTCTGTGCCCTCGAATGATGGTCGACA
This Cannabis sativa cultivar Pink pepper isolate KNU-18-1 chromosome 6, ASM2916894v1, whole genome shotgun sequence DNA region includes the following protein-coding sequences:
- the LOC115694979 gene encoding uncharacterized protein LOC115694979, with translation MVSTIIRGHRLDGFINGSRPCPPELIPAPTSTEENPAVTLNPDYEHWIVSDQLLMGWIYSSMTESVAIEVMGCASSTTLWSALENLFGAHSRAKMDDTRTLIQTTRKGATPMVEYLKQKKMWSDSLALAGDPYPEAHLISNVTSGLDAQYLAIVVQIEARTNISWQEAQEMLLSFDSKLERLHAVGGNKSNGTSGGVNTGPSANLAAANLLGKPTNNSNRGRGS